A genomic window from Etheostoma spectabile isolate EspeVRDwgs_2016 chromosome 13, UIUC_Espe_1.0, whole genome shotgun sequence includes:
- the LOC116700864 gene encoding rho GTPase-activating protein 22, with protein MGLLLQVLEHDSTGHKGNRDVLASPGSYFFLSNSAGQGDEWLKSLNKGVWIPFTGVFGQRLEETVLYERRYGLRLVPLVVEQCVNFIRERGLHEVGLFRQPGQASLVKELQEAFDAGERPSFDSSTDVHTVASLLKLYLRQLPEPLVPYRRYYDFLFCGQKLSSDRTQVLGELRNLLHELPVANFNLLNFICQFLNEVQSFSSSNKMSGQNLATVFGPNILRAKAEDPQSIMGGAVLVQVLMLELIREHESLFAKVPPLISARPSGGSHASPSALRQPHLHPSPCLRQLSMPLIVERSREPGQSGADEQNSSCIYSAAAKSDISFAQKRLLGHRYTSSHPENCFYPLPSSSQPLQHHYDRHNMDNHQCHMGQGPSPANVQDSTNSLQLQDQLPDSSKPKPILMSWAKAWPGPTELSAGFWSSGGAEEEGAESRTASEDSSEAQEDSNLSAYDNLNRGSLQRMEDVTGGHFETNVPGGHIGTFEEQVEVEEAGQTRDSSSSWSSCEVLPLDESSDALEAVSPDVSPKRLKRLPSSQVADEENNVDDEDVYDDDDNDDDDDDDDDDDENVHHHNSPASCSVLSDSFLSTGSSDVFLPSGPPDLQGPKPDSQPRDTHSMLAELRQQMAQQKIEYQARIQRLERCNDVLERQVAVLRLSLEQQKHSRSFAEIKIRNMEQAKADADLRNNTLQREMELFFQMHGNIKRRGGDEGGRGRATL; from the exons ATGGGACTCCTGCTTCAAGTCCTGGAACATGACAGTACAGGCCACAAAG GTAACAGAGATGTGTTGGCCAGCCCAGGCTCGTATTTCTTCCTCTCCAACAGTGCCGGCCAAGGGGACGAGTGGCTGAAGAGCCTCAACAAGGGTGTCTGGATACCCTTCACAG GGGTCTTTGGTCAGCGTCTGGAGGAGACGGTGTTATATGAGCGTCGTTATGGGCTACGTTTAGTTCCTTTAGTGGTGGAGCAGTGTGTGAACTTCATCAGGGAGCGTGGTTTGCATGAAGTGGGCTTGTTTCGCCAGCCGGGACAGGCCAGTCTGGTTAAGGAGCTGCAGGAGGCTTTTGATGCAGGGGAGCGACCTTCCTTTGACAG TAGCACAGACGTCCACACCGTGGCGTCACTGCTGAAGCTCTACCTCAGACAGCTGCCGGAGCCTCTGGTTCCTTACAGACGATACTACGACTTCTTGTTCTGTGGTCAGAAGCTGTCGAGTGACCGCACACAG GTTTTGGGGGAGTTGAGGAATCTTCTTCATGAGTTGCCAGTTGCAAACTTCAACCTACTCAACTTTATCTGCCA GTTTCTAAATGAGGTCCAGAGTTTCTCCAGCAGCAACAAGATGAGTGGCCAGAACTTGGCCACTGTGTTTGGGCCAAACATCCTTCGAGCCAAAGCTGAAGACCCACAAAGCATCATGGGAG GTGCAGTACTGGTCCAGGTACTGATGTTGGAGCTGATCAGAGAGCATGAGTCTCTGTTTGCCAAAGTCCCCCCACTCATCTCCGCCCGTCCATCTGGAGGTTCACATGCATCACCAAGTGCTCTGAGGCAGCCTCATCTCCACCCATCGCCCTGCCTCCGCCAGCTGTCTATGCCTCTCATCGTTGAGCGTTCCAGAGAGCCAGGACAGTCTGGTGCAGATGAACAGAACTCCAG TTGCATCTACTCTGCAGCTGCCAAATCAGACATATCCTTTGCCCAGAAGAGACTTCTCGGCCATCGCTATACCTCCTCACACCCAGAGAACTGCTTCTACCCATTGCCCTCCTCCAGTCAGCCCCTTCAGCACCACTACGACAGACACAACATGGATAATCACCAGTGCCACATGGGCCAAGGACCATCCCCAGCAAATGTCCAAGATTCTACAAACAGCCTCCAACTGCAAGACCAACTGCCAGACAGCTCCAAGCCCAAACCGATACTCATGAGCTGGGCAAAGGCCTGGCCCGGCCCGACAGAGCTAAGTGCTGGCTTCTGGAGCTCTGGTGGTGCAGAGGAAGAGGGTGCAGAGTCAAGAACAGCCAGCGAGGACAGCAGTGAGGCTCAGGAAGACAGCAACCTTTCTGCCTACGACAACTTGAACAGAGGGTCTCTACAGAGGATGGAGGACGTCACTGGTGGACATTTTGAGACTAACGTTCCAGGAGGCCACATTGGAACTTTTGAAGAGCAGGTAGAGGTAGAGGAGGCAGGGCAGACAAGGGACTCATCCTCTTCATGGTCTTCCTGCGAGGTTCTACCATTGGACGAGAGCAGTGATGCGTTGGAAGCGGTTAGTCCGGACGTGTCACCAAAGAGACTAAAAAGATTACCTTCAAGTCAGGTAGCAGATGAAGAAAACA ACGTTGATGATGAGGAtgtttatgatgatgatgataatgatgatgatgatgatgacgatgatgatgatgatgaaaacgTTCACCACCATAACTCCCCAGCCTCCTGTTCTGTACTCAGTGACAGCTTTCTAAGTACGGGCAGCTCAGACGTGTTCCTCCCCTCTGGTCCTCCAGACCTCCAGGGGCCTAAACCTGACTCACAGCCCAGGGATACTCACTCAATGCTGGCCGAGCTGCGGCAGCAGATGGCCCAGCAGAAGATTGAGTACCAGGCCAGGATACAGAG GTTGGAGCGCTGTAATGACGTCCTGGAGCGGCAGGTTGCGGTACTGCGGCTCAGTCTGGAGCAGCAGAAACATAGCCGAAGCTTCGCCGAGATCAAAATCCGCAACATGGAGCAAGCCAAAGCAGACGCCGATCTCCGAAACAACACGTTGcaaagagagatggagctgTTCTTCCAAATGCATGGAAATAtcaaaagaagaggaggagatgaaggaggaagaggaagagcgACCCTCTGA